A portion of the Salvelinus fontinalis isolate EN_2023a chromosome 32, ASM2944872v1, whole genome shotgun sequence genome contains these proteins:
- the LOC129830820 gene encoding engulfment and cell motility protein 1 isoform X4 gives MQVVRDQIMRALTQKPNSLDQLKSRLQNLSYTEILKIRQSERMNQEDFQSRPILELREKIQPEIMELIKQQRLNRLCDGTCFRKISSRRRQDKFWYCRLSPNHKVLHYGDLEETPQGEVSHDSLQEKLPVADIKAVVTGKDCPHMKEKGALKQNKEVLELAFSVLYESDEYLNFIAPDKHEYCVWTDGLNALLGKEMTSDFTKSDMDTLLSMEMKLRLLDLENIQIPEAPPPIPKEPSNYDFVYDCN, from the exons ATGCAGGTGGTGAGGGATCAGATCATGCGAGCGCTGACACAGAAGCCTAATTCCCTGGACCAGTTGAAGAGTCGCTTGCAGAACCTGAGTTACACTGAGATTCTGAAGATACGCCAGTCTGAGAGGATGAACCAAGAAGACTTCCAGTCCCGCCCCATCCT GGAGCTGCGGGAGAAGATCCAGCCAGAGATCATGGAGCTGATCAAACAACAGAGGCTCAACCGTCTGTGTGACGGAACCTGCTTCAGGAAGATCAGCAGCCGCCGGAGGCAAG atAAGTTCTGGTACTGTCGACTGTCTCCGAACCATAAAGTCCTGCACTATGGAGATCTGGAGGAGACCCCTCAGGGAGAGGTGTCCCATGACTCTCTACAGGAGAAAT TGCCTGTGGCCGATATCAAAGCGGTGGTCACTGGTAAGGACTGTCCTCACATGAAGGAGAAGGGAGCTCTGAAGCAGAACAAG GAGGTTCTGGAGCTGGCCTTCTCTGTCCTCTACGAGTCAGACGAGTATTTAAACTTCATCGCTCCGGACAAGCATGAG tACTGTGTGTGGACGGACGGTCTGAACGCCCTTCTGGGAAAGGAGATGACCAGTGACTTCACCAAGTCAGACATGGACACCCTGCTCTCCATGGAGATGAAGCTCCGCCTCCTCGATCTGGAGAACATCCAGATTCCAGAGGCCCCTCCCCCAATTCCCAAGGAGCCTAGCAACTATGACTTTGTTTATGACTGCAACTAA